TCCTTACCCCCAAGTTATCAGACTCCAAGAAGGCCCAGAGCCCCAATGGCACCTCAGCAAAGACAGAATGCCTGCAGATTGGGTCCCGCACTAGTCTTACTCCTTGTGAAAGAGGCAGCTTCCAATCTCCCACTTTCTCACTCTTCCTATCCAGTCTTATCTCACTCCAGATCCATGCCCAGCCTCCTCCTTACCCAGAGCCCAGCTACTGGGCTGAGCCTGACCTTTTGGCCTCATATGACATCAGTCCTCATTGCCATGGTGATAGAGGCCAAAACTGAGGGAACTCGGGCTGAGAAAGGCAAAGGCGAATGGAGCAAGTTCAGTCACAGAGTGAGTGGGAGAGGCCAGTACTGGGGAGAGAGTAGAGAAAGGCCGGCCTGCTGGTGCGAGAGCCAGAACCCGAGACCTGAGCTGTAAATGACCCCCACAGCACCACCAAGGGTGGGGCGAGCCAGAGTGAGGAAGACGGCACCCAAAGATGCCAGACCCCCAGCTTCAGGGAGCCAAGGCCATTTCTTTCTGCAGCCCAGACAGGAAGGACACAACAGTTGGCCGGGGTCATTCTGACACAGAGTCGGGGCACAAGGGTGGGGGAGGTGCACCCACAGCAGTGGAACTTGGTGCTCCCGGgcttataaataaatagacatgTGGGAAACACACATTCTCCaagaaatataatttatgtttacaaccagttttttttttttcttcctaaagaaAACACTACCTTCTGGGGCTCCAGCCCCTGACAGTGTCCCTGAGTGTCCTCTGGCCCCTTCCTCCTGTTATTGCTTGGATCTGGCCCTGGGAATTGCAGCGCCTGTCTCCTCACCCCCTCGGAGGCTGTCCCTGGTGACGGAGTAGAGGCACATGGTGCCCGTCCAGTGCCCCATGCCGTGCCAGCCACCCTGGCTGTGCCCATGTAAGGAAATGGAGAGTGCCAGCAGTGGCGAGGCCCTGAGCAGCCTCCGGGAGTGCAGAAGCCCTCTCTCTCCTTCGGGCCAGGAGGCCCTAGAGGCACAGTGGCTTCTTTTCAAACGTGACAACTGAGGGCACAGGCAATTGGAGCGGGAAGATCTCTTTGCCCAGCAATCTTTCAACACACGCTGGGAGAAGAGATCAGAGGGAAAGGTGGGTGGAGACCCTGTCTTCCTCTCCATACAGATATCGGGGACCTGGTGGAGAGCTGAGGGAGGCTAAGGTGTTAGACCCGAATCTATGTCCTGCTTCTGTCCTAGACAGAGTCCCTATGCCCTACTTCTGGCCAGAACCAACACCCTCCCCCAAACACCCACCCGGAGGAAAAGCATTGCCTCCATACCGTCCACCCCAGAAGTAATGGCTCCAGCAACAGCTAGGGTAGGCCTAGGGGATGCAAACCCCAGATGAAAGTGATAGGCACCCTGGGCATCCAGTGTCAGAGTGGGGGTGATTCTGTGGATAGTGGTGACCCTGGTTCCAGGTGAGAACCAGCTCATCTGTTGTACCATCAGTGGCTCTATCCCAGACTTCTTGGTCTGAAAATTGCCCAGAGGTCTGTCCAGGGAGTCTTTCTTACTACCCAGGAATGTCTGAAGATAGCCTCAGGCCTGCCTGTGCCGGGCAGCTTGCTCAATGCCTCTCCTCCACTGCCCCAAGCAAGAGGCCCAGCGGCACCCTCTATCCAGACAGCCGCGGCCTCCTAGAGCCCCTCCTTCCAGAGTGGCCAAGCCCATCACTCAAGGCAGAGGCTCAGGTGCCCAATCCTGGAGGGGCTTCCAAGGCTCGGAGGCTGTCCCTGGCAGGCCCCAGGGCCCTGGGTCCTGAGCCTCCTATGAGCaggtcttcttcctcctcatcctcaaaGGCCCGGACTGGACGCCGGGGTGGCGGCCGCGGAATGGGCTCGTCGCGCTCAGCCATGCGCTCGACGGCGCCCTCGCCAACTAAGAAAACGGTGTCTGCCACGCGCGGGGGTCCAGTGACCGGGTTGTGGTCGTAGGAGAAAACTCGCAGCGCGCGCAGCGGATGCAGGTCCGGGAAGCCGCCCAGGCGGTTGCGGTCGAGGTCGAGGATGTGCAGCCGGCCCATGCGCAGCAGCGCGGGCGGGAACTCTTCGAAGCGGTTGCCGTAGAGCCAGAGGCCACGCAAGCCCGTCATGCGCGGCAGCTCCGCCGGCAGCGCGCGCAGCCGGTTGTCGCCCATCTGCAGCGATTGCAGCGCCACCAGGCGCAGCAGCGGCCGCGGGAAGCGCCGCAGGAAGTTGCCCTCGATCCAGAGGCAGCGCAGGCTCTGCAGCTGCGCAAAGTCGGGTGGCAGCGCCAGCAACCGGTTGCCGCCCAGGTAGAGACGCGTGAGGCGCGGCAGGCGACACAGGCCGTCGGGCAGGCGCTCCAGCTTGTTGAAATCGAGCGCCAGGATGCGCAGCTCGCGCAGCTCCTCGATCTCCTCGGGCAGCTCGCGCAGCCCGGTGCCGCTCACATACAGCTTCTGCAGGCGGCTCAGAGCGCACACGGCGCTGGGcagccgccgcagccgccgcccgCTCAGCTCCAGCTGCTGCTCGCCGCTGCGCAGCTGCTCCTCGGCGTCCGACGGCAGCTCGTCCGGCGTGGACTCCGCGATACCCATGGTCACGGGCCCCGGCCCgggccgccgctgccaccacccggcATCGCCCCGCCCCGGCTGCCCCGACGGGGCCCGGGCCGCTGGACCTCGGGGGCCCCCCGCCCCGGCCTGCCTGTGTGCCGGGAGGGGGGCCGTGCCGGGAGGAGGCGCCCGCCTGGGCCCCGCCGCCCGGCACCGCGTTCGGCTGCCCGCCCTCTGGCCTCCCCCGCTGCCTCCGCCAGAGGCCGACTGGCTCGAGTTCGAGCTGACTCGCAGCTTAGCGACCCGTCGCCTTGGCAACCCCCGACGCGCGTGCGGCTGCCaatgaggcagagggagggcggggtggggcggggccaAGGCGGCCTGCAAGAGTGGGGTCCCGAAGCTGAAGCGGGTCCCTAGCTAGCTAGCCCTTCCCGGAGCTAGCGCGAGCCGAGGCAGCCGCTGAGCGCAAACCTAGCACAGGGCTAGCGCTGAGCCCCGACGTCCGACACTATCTACACCTGCCTCAGCCGGCCATTTGATATAGCTGTGTGTGCCTCAAGGCTGTGGCCCAGGAGAAAGGAACCTGggacagaagaaatggaggaaggatACTGGAGGAGGACCTGAAGGCGAGGTCACTTGCTTTTTCGTTCCCGCCCAGCAGCGTGTTACCAGTCGCCCAGTCGCAGGAAGGGGGGGATGGTCACTTCAATACTATCTTGGACTAACTAGGAACAATGCTATGTTCTGGCCTTTTTTAGATCTGAGGATTTGCGGGACTATGCTTGACTCCGCCCTCGCCGGGTTCCGCCCGTTGCTGGTGCTTTCCCACTCCAAGCCCGCAGCTCCTATCTGGGCCCCTCCGAGGATAACCAAAGTCTGTGTGTGGCTATGGTGGGCGGAGGACTGGAACAAGTGACCACCTTTGAGTGCCACCAACGATAATCACCTTGGTTCTGTGACTCACCAACAGCCTTTTGACCCGCCTCCTCCCCTTCCACTCTGCCAACGCTCCACGTGCCCGGCACTTTGCTAAAAGCTACTCCCCATATTTTAAAGATAGATAAAGCGATTGGACTTAAGCTGGTTGACCCAAAAACCCGGCGTTCGTGTGACTCGAGAGCCCAAATTCCTAACCCTGTAACTTCccagcaaaagaaaacacatcGTTCCACCCCACCCCTCCGGTGAATTTTTCCTCAACAGAGTTTCTGACTCACAATACAAAAACCAGGAGAAAGGAATCAGTAATCCCATAGAAACGAGGAGGAAAGCAGCCTCCAGGAATTAGGCAAACCTTCTAGAGGGTTGTGCAGCAATCTAGGAACTCAGTCAGCAGACCTCACACCTCCTCCCCTTGCCTGCTCTGACCCGACAGACCTTAGTGTCCTCCAAACCATCCCTACTGCCACGACAATTTTAACATTAAGACAGTGGAAGGAAGACACATCGATTCACCTCTATAATCCTAGCTGTCAACCATCCTGAGCAACAACATACAGCAagaacccaggtgtggtggctcaggcctgtaatccggGAACTTTCAGAGCAGAAGTTGGAGGATTTTTGCAAGTTCAAGTCAGCCTAAGCTATATAGTGATTTAAGGCTACCTGGGTTCACAGAAAGCCCTTGCTTGTCTCAGAATGGAGGCAATGAAAGGAGGTTAGGGTGACTCACCCCTGTCACCCCCGCTATGTTAACCAGACTGGGCAGTAAGTAAGAACCtatcagaaaactaaaaaataatgcTATAAAGAAGGAAGGGCTTGGGGCGTCCTTCAGTGCTATTGAGTGTATTTTGACAAATGTGTGTACCTGTGCTGTCAcggcccccccacacacacacagacaccttgTTTAAGCTTTTGTTCCTTTGTGAGTCTCGcacagctcaggctagcctacACCTCAATAGGTCACCAGGTCACCAAATTTCTGGTCCTcccacctccctaatgctgggattacaggtgtgggcctcTGCGTTCTGACTATAcgatgttggggatcaaacccagagccttgagcatgctaggcaaagcGCCCTACTAATtgtgctacatccccagccctcatgTTCCATTTCTAAAGTTCAAAAGTTCCCTCACGCCTCTTTCACATCCCAGAAGCAGCTTTGATCATGACCTCTATCATCGGGGGTCAACTTGGCTTGCTTTTGAATTTCCTAGGGATGAAACCATCCAGCAAATCCTTTTTTCACTCCTGGCTTCCATTTCTCTGATCCTTATAGATATTTGTTAGCTAAAGGGCCAGAAGGGCAGAGCACCAGTGGTCTTCAAGCAAGGGGTTTCTTGGGGTGAGCAGATACTGGGAGacacaggcagaagcaggctgttACTAGGAAACAGCCACATACTAATAAAATATGTGAGGACCACAGCCAAGGTAAGGAATCCATGTCCAGCCAAGCCCAGACATCAGACCCCAGAGGGATAGACCCTCATCCCCGGCTAGATAGGGTTCAAGTCCCTCAAGTTCCTAGACCATGTTAAGTCCCAACCCAACACTTTCCCTTCTCCTTACTTGAGAAGATTTCTCAGAGGAGGTGGGCACTCACATACCAGAAATCCAGGGCAGACCCAGCCAGGCATGAGTATCTCCCAACTCCCCACATCCCTTCAGCATCTTTACCAAGGGACATTCGATGTGGAGGAGGGAATCCAGTCAGCCCACCCTCACCACATGCTCAGGCTGGCACTGCCACACCAGGCAGCCctcctggactctgtgggcatcCCAGAAGCCCTGTGAATGCCTCCACTCCGGTACCAGCCAGGCATTGCTCCTGGGGTTAGGAGCATGGAGGCCAGCCCTCCGCTTCCTCtaggtctttttcttgttctgGGTAGATCCTGTACCTTTACCTCCCACCAGGCCcttctcagtgggtaaaggtaaaATGTGCTGCTGCGTTCAGGGCCCACGCAGACTGGCGGTGAAGCAATCATCTCAATGAGTCACGCTGGCACTGCAGGAGCCTGGTCCCTGCTGAGGTGTCACTAATGAATTAGCTTCATCCCAgcatggggctcctcagcctttcccCACTCCTCAGAGAGCAGGAAACTGAGACCTGCAAGGAGGAGCCAGGGCTCTGATAGAGCTAGGTTCCAGCTCAGACACAGCTATGCCCTCTGTCCACACACACTGCAAAAACACCCAAGGGCAAGTCCCCAGGCCCTCAAAATGGACTCTATGGACAACCAGCAGCTATAATAATCTTATTCCCCCGTCAAATCTATATGAAGGTCTTTCTGAGAATGAAAACAGCTCCGTGATAAATGTCTCTGTACCCAATCTCCAGCATTTACAATTGTTCACATTTTCTTATGCTTGTTCTAAAtctgttttctttgaaataaagaacaaaaaaactgACAAATCACACAGAAGGGggcttttctctccctttctgtgtccCTGTAGGTACCTCTCTCCTGCCGACCCTGCCTAGGCTCCTCTTGAGTGTTCCTCCCTGCCCTGAGCCAGGACCACTGGCTGCTTGCTGAGACTTGAGTAGTCCCAGAATGTCACATTCCATGAGGTTCTTAGAAAGCAAAGACTCCAACTTATTAGAACCAATCAGGAAATGTCAGGGCAAGGAGAGGGCTCgttgccttgtgtgtgtgtgtgtgtgtgtgtgtgtgtgtgtgtgtgtgtgtgtgtgttcttaatgTCTGCAAGAAGCTAGAGACCCTGGCTTCCAAAAACCCTGCAGAAGGGACTCACCCACTGCTGTGTTCATGCATGGGTTCATGATCTCCTGAAGATCTAATCTAATTCTCTCATTTGGGAAAGGAGAGTGATGACTTCTTCATGCCACAGGGCTGTCCCCTTACCTGGACCAGTCAGAACCTAATTCTTCACAGTCTTTAAGGTATACATTCAAAATAACATCAAATACCTGCTTCAAGGCCTGGGCACTGGGGATCGCTATGAATATACACACCAAGGTCAAAGTCTTGTGTCTCTGAGGACAGT
The sequence above is drawn from the Peromyscus leucopus breed LL Stock chromosome 1, UCI_PerLeu_2.1, whole genome shotgun sequence genome and encodes:
- the Lrrc10b gene encoding leucine-rich repeat-containing protein 10B codes for the protein MGIAESTPDELPSDAEEQLRSGEQQLELSGRRLRRLPSAVCALSRLQKLYVSGTGLRELPEEIEELRELRILALDFNKLERLPDGLCRLPRLTRLYLGGNRLLALPPDFAQLQSLRCLWIEGNFLRRFPRPLLRLVALQSLQMGDNRLRALPAELPRMTGLRGLWLYGNRFEEFPPALLRMGRLHILDLDRNRLGGFPDLHPLRALRVFSYDHNPVTGPPRVADTVFLVGEGAVERMAERDEPIPRPPPRRPVRAFEDEEEEDLLIGGSGPRALGPARDSLRALEAPPGLGT